A portion of the Corynebacterium occultum genome contains these proteins:
- a CDS encoding alpha/beta fold hydrolase has product MSPTRQSILFISGAGLPTWIWDQVRELLSSDNPSAVATRPVLPQATLRSYARTALANAPAEAFTVVAHSSGGVVAAELLHLAPKRVKGVLEISAVVPHAGNSYLSALPFPNRLVLSALMRFSGTGPPDAVIRKTLAGHLDPETTTRLLADFEPESQHYYRDVVRNFSYPDHLGYVFTTEDREVSPKLQRGFLQNLIRVNYTASLATGHLPMLEDPQGTAQTVRAFFRAWPGTA; this is encoded by the coding sequence ATGAGTCCCACACGACAGTCCATCCTCTTCATCAGTGGTGCCGGGCTACCCACCTGGATCTGGGATCAGGTCCGCGAGCTGCTCTCATCCGATAACCCCAGTGCTGTGGCCACCCGCCCGGTTCTCCCCCAGGCTACGCTGCGTAGTTATGCCCGTACCGCCCTGGCGAACGCCCCCGCCGAAGCATTCACGGTGGTGGCCCATTCCTCCGGTGGGGTGGTGGCGGCGGAGCTGCTGCACCTCGCCCCGAAACGGGTCAAAGGGGTGCTCGAGATCAGCGCGGTGGTACCCCACGCGGGTAATTCCTACCTCTCTGCACTGCCTTTCCCCAATCGCCTGGTGCTCAGCGCCCTGATGCGATTCAGCGGCACCGGACCCCCAGATGCGGTGATCCGGAAAACCCTGGCGGGGCATCTGGACCCCGAAACCACAACCAGGCTGCTGGCTGATTTCGAACCCGAGAGTCAGCACTACTACCGGGACGTTGTCCGGAACTTCAGCTATCCGGACCACCTCGGTTATGTCTTCACCACCGAGGACCGCGAGGTGAGTCCGAAACTCCAGCGCGGTTTCCTGCAGAATCTCATCAGGGTGAATTACACGGCTTCGCTGGCCACCGGACACCTGCCGATGCTGGAGGACCCGCAGGGCACCGCCCAGACGGTCCGCGCATTCTTCCGTGCCTGGCCGGGCACTGCCTAA
- a CDS encoding diaminopimelate dehydrogenase, protein MGKIRAGIVGYGNLGKSVEKIIGMQPDMELVGIFSRRAELDTDTPVFPVDEIAEHAEKVDVLYLCLGSATDIPEQAPQYAKFANTVDTYDNHRDVPRHRQVMDAAARESGHVALVSTGWDPGMFSLNRTLASAVLPNAQQHSFWGPGLSQGHSDAVRRIEGVKKGVQYTLPSEAGLEAARKGEAGDLDGKSAHKRQCWIVADEADRERIEKDIRTMPDYFVGYEVEVNFIDEATFDAEHNGMPHGGHVITTGDTGGFNHTVEYILKLDRNPDFTAAVQVAYGRAAHRMRELGQTGAFTVLEVAPYLISPTPLDELIARDV, encoded by the coding sequence ATGGGCAAGATCCGCGCCGGCATCGTCGGTTATGGCAACCTCGGCAAGAGCGTCGAGAAGATCATCGGCATGCAGCCTGACATGGAGCTGGTGGGCATCTTCTCCCGCCGCGCCGAGCTGGACACCGACACCCCGGTCTTCCCGGTCGATGAGATCGCCGAGCACGCCGAGAAGGTTGACGTCCTCTACCTCTGCCTGGGCAGCGCCACCGATATCCCGGAGCAGGCCCCGCAGTACGCCAAGTTCGCCAACACCGTTGACACCTACGACAACCACCGTGATGTGCCGCGCCACCGTCAGGTCATGGATGCCGCCGCCCGCGAATCCGGCCATGTCGCCCTGGTTTCCACCGGCTGGGATCCGGGCATGTTCTCCCTCAACCGCACCCTGGCCAGCGCAGTTCTGCCCAACGCCCAGCAGCACAGCTTCTGGGGCCCGGGCCTGTCCCAGGGACACTCGGATGCGGTCCGTCGCATCGAAGGTGTGAAGAAGGGCGTCCAGTACACCCTGCCCTCCGAGGCAGGCCTGGAAGCCGCCCGCAAGGGTGAGGCCGGGGATCTGGACGGCAAGAGCGCGCATAAGCGTCAGTGCTGGATCGTCGCCGATGAGGCGGACCGGGAGCGCATCGAGAAGGATATCCGCACCATGCCGGACTACTTCGTCGGCTATGAGGTCGAGGTCAACTTCATCGACGAAGCCACCTTCGACGCGGAGCACAACGGCATGCCGCATGGCGGCCATGTGATCACCACCGGTGACACCGGAGGTTTCAACCACACCGTGGAGTACATCCTGAAGCTGGACCGTAACCCGGACTTCACCGCTGCGGTTCAGGTCGCCTACGGCCGTGCCGCTCACCGGATGCGCGAGCTGGGTCAGACCGGTGCCTTCACCGTGCTGGAGGTCGCCCCCTACCTGATCTCGCCCACCCCGCTGGATGAGCTGATCGCCCGGGACGTCTAA
- the thrE gene encoding threonine/serine exporter ThrE, producing MLLIGSSGRLATIDSAKAAPPPSPLAPVDLTDPGQVTAVMELASRIGEILLSSGTSNSDSKTQIHAVTSAFGLHYVHVDITMNTITLHTSIGTTRRTPINVFRVVRRMTTDFSKLSEVDRLIRSIQAGATPPEVAENILDDIVTSPASYGAVTAVLGWGLMGGSVATLLGGGVLVAITATLTAMLLIGVNMFLDRHRLPVFFQNVFGGIIATVPAAIIYEVAAELGTEILPSQIIASGIVVMLAGLTLVQSLQDGITGAPVTASARFFETLLYTGAIIAGVAIGIQASGLIGITLPPLEAIALPNFSSSSVKVLAGGLAAAGFAIACYAEWSSVLVSSITATAGSVCYYFIFLQIGLGEVFASSLAAVIIGLAGGLLARRFLIPPLITAVVGITPMLPGLAVYRGMYASLNEQMLIGFTNIALALATACGLAAGVVLGEWAARRIRRPARFNPYRAFRTARRVSFGKLAVAANQSVKRLPRRVNRPIGPVPPAEAAHSGFHPGGGHLQAVAQEGVDKIQEVGEQQDT from the coding sequence ATGCTACTCATCGGCAGCTCCGGGCGCCTCGCCACCATTGACTCCGCCAAGGCGGCCCCACCTCCCTCCCCGCTGGCCCCGGTTGATCTGACCGATCCCGGCCAGGTCACCGCCGTAATGGAGCTGGCCTCCCGGATCGGTGAGATCCTGCTGTCCTCAGGCACCTCCAATAGTGACTCCAAGACGCAGATCCATGCGGTGACCTCTGCTTTTGGTCTGCACTACGTGCACGTGGACATCACGATGAACACCATCACGCTGCACACCTCCATCGGCACGACCCGACGCACCCCCATCAACGTGTTCCGGGTGGTGCGCCGGATGACCACGGATTTCTCCAAGCTCTCCGAGGTGGACCGGCTGATCCGTTCAATCCAGGCGGGTGCCACCCCGCCGGAGGTGGCGGAAAATATCCTCGATGACATCGTCACCTCCCCCGCCTCCTACGGGGCAGTGACCGCGGTGCTGGGCTGGGGCCTGATGGGCGGCTCGGTGGCGACGCTGCTCGGTGGTGGTGTGCTGGTGGCGATCACCGCCACACTCACGGCAATGCTGCTGATCGGTGTCAACATGTTTTTGGACCGGCACCGCCTGCCGGTGTTCTTCCAGAATGTCTTCGGCGGCATCATCGCCACCGTCCCGGCCGCGATCATCTATGAGGTGGCCGCCGAGCTCGGGACGGAGATCCTGCCGAGCCAGATCATCGCCTCCGGCATCGTCGTCATGCTGGCGGGACTGACCCTGGTGCAGTCCCTGCAGGACGGGATCACCGGGGCTCCGGTGACCGCCAGTGCCCGCTTCTTCGAGACCCTGCTCTACACGGGTGCGATCATCGCGGGTGTGGCCATCGGTATCCAGGCCTCCGGGCTCATCGGCATCACTCTGCCCCCCTTGGAGGCCATCGCCCTGCCGAACTTCAGTTCCTCCTCGGTGAAGGTGCTCGCCGGCGGGTTGGCGGCCGCCGGTTTCGCCATCGCCTGTTATGCGGAGTGGTCCTCGGTGCTGGTGTCCTCGATCACCGCGACCGCCGGGTCGGTCTGCTACTACTTCATCTTCCTGCAGATCGGCCTGGGCGAGGTCTTCGCCTCTTCACTGGCGGCGGTGATCATCGGGCTCGCTGGTGGTCTGCTGGCACGTCGTTTCCTGATCCCCCCGCTGATCACCGCCGTGGTGGGCATCACCCCGATGCTGCCCGGCCTGGCCGTCTACCGCGGCATGTACGCCTCCCTGAATGAGCAGATGCTGATCGGTTTCACCAATATCGCCCTCGCCCTAGCCACCGCCTGTGGCCTGGCCGCGGGTGTGGTGCTCGGTGAGTGGGCGGCCCGTCGAATCCGTCGTCCCGCCCGTTTCAACCCCTACCGGGCTTTCCGCACCGCCCGCCGGGTCTCCTTCGGGAAGTTGGCGGTGGCCGCCAACCAGAGTGTCAAACGTCTGCCGCGCCGTGTCAACCGTCCGATCGGCCCGGTGCCGCCGGCGGAGGCCGCCCACTCCGGGTTCCACCCGGGCGGTGGGCACCTGCAGGCGGTCGCCCAGGAGGGCGTCGATAAGATCCAGGAGGTTGGGGAGCAGCAGGATACCTGA